A stretch of the Archangium violaceum genome encodes the following:
- a CDS encoding helix-turn-helix domain-containing protein, with protein MTDRAPDLVPLALPLEEVRDTLARNLSAARSALGLSQDQLAAAGGVSRATINQLEGAEGDPRLSTLVGLAAALGVSPVFLLLGRDELDAIAKVPGSKEAKEVQAHLTPEELDTMRRLLRSGVAKNRTKAVAMGSTAVATAGVTAGALAAAAIGTALLPGIGTAIGAAFAASWLARKKAEEEKDDDE; from the coding sequence ATGACGGATCGCGCTCCTGACTTGGTGCCCCTGGCCCTGCCGCTCGAGGAGGTGCGAGACACGCTCGCTCGCAACCTCTCGGCGGCGCGCAGCGCTCTTGGGCTGTCCCAAGACCAACTCGCCGCCGCTGGTGGCGTTTCGCGGGCGACGATCAACCAGCTTGAGGGGGCCGAAGGAGACCCTCGACTTTCGACGCTGGTCGGCCTCGCCGCCGCGCTCGGTGTCTCCCCCGTGTTCCTCTTGCTCGGCCGAGATGAACTCGATGCGATCGCCAAGGTGCCGGGTAGCAAGGAAGCCAAGGAGGTTCAAGCCCATCTGACGCCGGAGGAACTGGACACGATGCGCCGGCTTCTGCGGTCTGGCGTGGCCAAGAACCGGACGAAGGCCGTCGCGATGGGATCAACGGCCGTCGCCACCGCAGGTGTGACCGCCGGAGCGCTCGCAGCAGCAGCGATCGGAACGGCGCTCTTGCCGGGGATCGGAACGGCCATCGGGGCAGCATTCGCTGCCTCCTGGCTAGCGAGGAAGAAGGCCGAGGAAGAGAAGGACGACGACGAGTGA
- a CDS encoding PQQ-like beta-propeller repeat protein, whose amino-acid sequence MPDEPKPKDRADNTAAAGSAVAAANAVHPSVTARAVTDPGVLDQGRVFAEALNQTRPIAAPGSANALRIADMIRDGTARLNGLTQTAAEQMATSGRSLDSFINGANPGGKAAEVIAASDYRALHAGHETGIVNPPEHVAANVRDIRLAPDSSSRKDVVFAFNTKNGEVVWKYNGQVKTGGPRYVADTLVEMAKTPGYGKVGYVDARYVNADGTPRVAPDAFTEGQARRLQEAKVRLRGIPSLEKRAEQLMANIKAGKVDGLDPVARQELKQLRDDITAAYRARGVIGRIGGGAAIAAASAAVVSLVVQLATEGKVNAKTVGKAAGTGAIFGAGGAVADAGLYHLGTKALEMAPEVAKEFAKQGVAVGFCVLAVGTDLLSEIRAARRGEVTVAGAIGGTAAKTALDLLPLVMAPLGLVGLPVLVGAQVGGRWLIGKAREADRVIEQAITADMALADSLSERMSEFTRVVEDVTADCATTDALFNELTGSALPVAHPTLRLVKS is encoded by the coding sequence ATGCCCGACGAACCGAAGCCGAAGGATCGAGCAGACAACACGGCAGCAGCAGGCAGCGCGGTTGCCGCCGCGAACGCCGTTCATCCAAGCGTCACCGCTCGTGCAGTGACGGACCCCGGGGTGCTCGACCAGGGCCGCGTCTTCGCAGAAGCCCTCAACCAGACGCGTCCTATCGCTGCCCCAGGCAGCGCCAACGCGCTCCGAATTGCGGACATGATTCGCGACGGGACGGCGAGGCTGAACGGCCTAACCCAGACGGCTGCCGAGCAAATGGCGACCTCGGGCCGGTCTCTGGACTCGTTCATCAATGGGGCCAACCCCGGCGGCAAGGCAGCAGAGGTCATCGCTGCGTCGGATTACCGAGCCCTCCACGCTGGGCATGAGACAGGCATCGTCAACCCGCCCGAGCATGTCGCGGCGAACGTCCGCGACATCCGCCTCGCGCCCGACTCTTCGAGCCGCAAGGACGTCGTCTTCGCCTTCAACACCAAGAACGGCGAGGTGGTGTGGAAGTACAACGGGCAGGTGAAGACCGGTGGCCCGCGGTACGTCGCGGACACGCTTGTCGAGATGGCGAAGACTCCCGGCTACGGCAAGGTCGGCTATGTCGACGCACGCTACGTCAACGCGGATGGGACACCCCGTGTCGCGCCCGACGCCTTCACGGAGGGCCAGGCGCGCCGCCTTCAGGAAGCCAAGGTCCGTCTGCGCGGGATTCCGAGCCTGGAGAAGCGGGCCGAGCAGTTGATGGCGAACATCAAGGCCGGCAAGGTCGACGGCCTCGACCCCGTTGCCCGCCAGGAGCTGAAACAGCTGCGCGACGATATCACCGCCGCGTACAGGGCGCGTGGTGTCATCGGCCGCATCGGCGGTGGCGCCGCGATTGCCGCCGCGTCTGCGGCCGTCGTGTCCCTCGTTGTGCAACTCGCCACCGAGGGGAAGGTCAACGCGAAGACCGTCGGCAAGGCTGCTGGCACCGGGGCGATCTTCGGTGCTGGCGGTGCAGTGGCCGACGCCGGGCTCTACCACCTGGGCACCAAGGCGCTCGAGATGGCGCCGGAAGTTGCAAAGGAGTTCGCCAAGCAGGGCGTTGCGGTCGGCTTCTGCGTGCTCGCTGTGGGCACAGATCTTCTCTCGGAGATCCGTGCTGCACGACGTGGGGAAGTGACGGTGGCTGGCGCCATCGGAGGAACCGCCGCGAAGACCGCGCTGGACCTGCTCCCTCTCGTAATGGCGCCGCTTGGCCTCGTCGGCCTTCCCGTTCTCGTCGGGGCCCAAGTCGGTGGTCGCTGGCTCATCGGAAAGGCGCGCGAGGCGGATCGCGTGATCGAGCAGGCGATCACTGCGGACATGGCACTCGCCGACAGCCTCTCGGAGCGGATGAGCGAGTTCACGCGGGTCGTCGAGGACGTGACCGCTGACTGCGCGACCACCGACGCCCTCTTCAACGAGCTCACCGGCAGCGCTCTGCCCGTGGCGCACCCGACCCTGCGTCTGGTGAAGAGTTGA
- a CDS encoding XkdF-like putative serine protease domain-containing protein, translated as MRDRREAAIAYARRVLAAIRGETEVEKTIWGSPAGKKRLADRLVAMLPAHKTYVEPFAGSAAVLFAKEPSRVEVINDADPEIAEAFRLLKKLSPEQVERLRKMPWVGDEKTFKSLYDSEPKSDLERLYRFLYLSHFSYGRLRGRSFSPAGAGVEAQTVTRIERFAPRLKHVKVYSGDYERVVRKYDAKDTVFFLDPPYPGYNVDVGESKFDEERFLGVLKSLRGRFLMTYGIRGKLPGLLKEAGYFVKRIRTPRSIASMRGVGGSSVLTQLLVANYEPAQKGLDEDFELDDWSHGEQGASEASAQPFTKSTLLLKGLDPNDERYVLGIVLEPEVVDAQGDIYSTEEIRRAAHRFMEEFGGLGLMHRLRVNGQVKVLESYLAPTDFTVGEVQVRKGTWLLAVRVLSDELWERVKNGALTGFSIGGSARRVPEPAGPPSPTEQPQAEAA; from the coding sequence ATGCGTGACCGACGCGAGGCAGCCATCGCCTACGCCCGCCGAGTGCTCGCCGCGATCCGGGGCGAGACGGAGGTCGAGAAGACCATCTGGGGCTCGCCCGCGGGCAAGAAGCGCCTCGCCGACCGTCTCGTGGCGATGCTCCCGGCCCACAAAACCTACGTCGAGCCCTTCGCCGGCAGCGCCGCGGTGCTGTTCGCCAAGGAGCCCTCCAGGGTTGAGGTGATCAACGACGCAGACCCGGAGATTGCCGAGGCCTTCCGGCTCCTCAAGAAGCTCTCCCCCGAGCAGGTGGAGCGCCTGCGGAAGATGCCCTGGGTGGGCGACGAAAAGACCTTCAAGAGCCTCTACGACTCCGAGCCCAAGAGCGATCTCGAGCGGCTGTATCGCTTCCTCTACCTGTCCCACTTCTCCTACGGGCGGCTGCGCGGCCGCAGCTTCAGCCCGGCGGGAGCTGGCGTCGAGGCGCAGACCGTCACGCGCATTGAGCGCTTCGCCCCCCGCCTCAAGCACGTGAAGGTTTACAGCGGCGACTACGAGCGCGTCGTCCGCAAGTACGACGCCAAGGACACGGTCTTCTTCTTAGACCCACCCTACCCTGGCTACAACGTCGACGTCGGCGAGTCCAAGTTTGACGAGGAGCGCTTCCTCGGCGTCCTCAAGTCGCTCCGGGGCAGGTTCCTGATGACTTACGGCATCCGGGGCAAGCTCCCCGGGTTGCTGAAGGAGGCCGGCTATTTCGTCAAGCGCATCCGCACGCCGCGCAGCATCGCCTCCATGCGCGGCGTAGGGGGCTCCTCGGTTCTTACCCAGCTCCTCGTGGCGAACTACGAGCCAGCGCAGAAGGGGCTCGATGAGGACTTCGAGCTTGACGACTGGTCGCATGGTGAGCAGGGCGCGAGTGAGGCCTCCGCGCAGCCCTTCACCAAGAGCACGCTGCTCCTCAAAGGGCTCGATCCGAATGACGAGCGTTACGTTCTCGGCATCGTCCTGGAGCCCGAGGTGGTGGACGCCCAGGGCGACATCTACTCCACCGAGGAGATCCGCCGCGCAGCCCACCGCTTCATGGAGGAGTTCGGTGGCCTCGGGCTCATGCACCGCCTGCGCGTGAATGGCCAAGTGAAGGTGCTCGAGAGCTACCTGGCCCCCACAGACTTCACCGTGGGCGAGGTGCAGGTTCGCAAAGGCACATGGCTGCTCGCCGTGCGCGTCCTGTCCGATGAGCTCTGGGAGCGGGTGAAGAACGGCGCGCTGACGGGCTTCTCCATTGGCGGCTCAGCCCGCCGCGTGCCCGAGCCCGCCGGTCCCCCCTCCCCCACTGAACAGCCACAGGCGGAGGCCGCATGA
- a CDS encoding phage major capsid protein, whose amino-acid sequence MSYLDNRTILEKADLALADLTAGGGILKPAQALKFMRLLIKQSVLMQLVTVVPMASPKQQTSKIKFGSRILRPGQEATALPAAQRAAPDLSSVELDAKLFKAEVRLSDEVLEDSIERGELRQTLMEMMADAIARDMEEVLVSGDTASVDPFLATLDGIIKQATSHVVDAAGTPISKDLLRDMLKTIPSEHLRDKSAMRFLTSVDADLDYRNTLAERATAVGDKFLEGDAPVLYSGVPLQPIPLFPENLGPSADRSVILLCNPKNIHVGIWRQIRIESAREISEGTLKIVATLRFDVKYAEEPGVAKAINVQL is encoded by the coding sequence ATGAGCTACCTCGACAACCGCACCATCCTGGAGAAGGCCGACCTCGCGCTCGCGGACCTCACTGCGGGCGGCGGCATTCTCAAGCCCGCCCAGGCGCTGAAGTTCATGCGTCTGCTCATCAAGCAGTCCGTGCTGATGCAGCTGGTCACCGTCGTCCCGATGGCCTCGCCCAAGCAGCAGACCTCCAAAATCAAGTTCGGCAGCCGCATCCTCCGGCCCGGCCAGGAGGCCACCGCGCTACCCGCAGCCCAGCGTGCTGCTCCCGACCTGTCCTCTGTCGAGCTGGATGCCAAGCTGTTCAAGGCCGAGGTCCGCCTCTCCGACGAGGTGCTCGAGGACAGCATCGAGCGGGGCGAGCTACGCCAGACGCTCATGGAGATGATGGCGGACGCCATCGCCCGCGACATGGAAGAGGTGCTCGTCAGCGGCGACACCGCCTCCGTGGATCCGTTCCTCGCGACGCTGGATGGCATCATCAAGCAGGCCACGAGCCACGTCGTCGATGCCGCCGGCACTCCCATCTCCAAGGACCTGCTGCGCGACATGCTCAAGACGATCCCCTCGGAGCACCTGCGCGACAAGAGCGCGATGCGCTTCCTGACGAGCGTGGATGCGGACCTCGACTACCGCAACACGCTCGCCGAGCGCGCCACCGCGGTGGGCGACAAGTTCCTCGAGGGCGACGCACCGGTCCTCTACTCGGGCGTTCCACTCCAGCCCATCCCCCTCTTCCCTGAGAACCTGGGGCCGAGCGCTGACCGCTCCGTCATCCTCCTGTGCAACCCGAAGAACATCCACGTCGGCATCTGGCGGCAGATCCGCATCGAGTCCGCGCGGGAGATTTCCGAGGGGACGCTGAAGATCGTGGCGACGCTGCGCTTCGACGTGAAGTACGCCGAGGAGCCCGGCGTGGCCAAGGCCATCAACGTCCAGCTGTGA
- a CDS encoding phage virion morphogenesis protein, whose amino-acid sequence MQGLTQQAPGGEPLRPPSPLTLAARQLEGFGGTKALLVRGDLRNSITVIVEGDEAFIGVPRSARSRNGESLVELARVHEYGSAPIVIPLTPRMRRYLFALLKRAGQEPTGGTGRGVVVVQVPARPFLRPAFEKFRQGAGRRFLERVAKHLGMGGPS is encoded by the coding sequence GTGCAGGGCCTGACTCAGCAGGCTCCGGGCGGAGAGCCCCTGCGTCCCCCCTCGCCGCTCACCCTCGCCGCGCGCCAGCTCGAGGGCTTCGGCGGCACCAAGGCCCTCCTGGTCCGAGGGGACTTGCGCAACTCCATCACCGTCATCGTCGAAGGCGACGAGGCCTTCATCGGCGTGCCTCGCTCGGCGCGGAGCCGCAACGGAGAGAGTCTCGTGGAGCTCGCGCGCGTCCACGAGTATGGCTCGGCCCCCATCGTCATCCCCCTGACGCCGCGGATGCGCCGCTACCTGTTCGCCCTGCTGAAGAGAGCCGGCCAGGAGCCCACTGGGGGCACGGGGCGAGGCGTGGTCGTCGTGCAGGTACCGGCCCGGCCGTTCCTCCGGCCCGCCTTCGAGAAGTTCCGCCAGGGTGCAGGGCGCCGCTTCCTGGAGCGCGTGGCGAAGCACCTGGGCATGGGAGGACCAAGCTGA
- a CDS encoding IPT/TIG domain-containing protein, which yields MAVPTLTSVQPASGPTSGGDLLRLAGTSFGSRIQVRLGGLMAEVLSVRSEAGTSFADVRTPAHEPAIVDVELRNLDSSGSPVPGEVSVLSGAYRFLRPRVAREADLTRLIRTLLRELKKQVLANVSTTVSVDYDDTVIDGLNVIALATLPALVLSGPTLRENRFYSANVPHEDVVPGAGGPELLRRRPSYTVDLVFTLTGASERTAELFNLMAAVAAFLNRNRWLEMPRDAEAPEKGTTRWEMDAEGEFRPQLQGRDDVRAFTCGLVIRGFDVDEGLPLEFGKAVTEPQLETNAFSGGAP from the coding sequence ATGGCGGTGCCCACCCTCACCAGCGTGCAGCCTGCGAGCGGCCCGACGAGCGGAGGCGACCTCCTCCGACTCGCCGGGACGAGCTTCGGCTCTCGCATCCAGGTTCGCCTCGGTGGGCTCATGGCCGAGGTCCTCTCTGTCCGCAGCGAGGCAGGCACCTCCTTCGCTGATGTGCGGACGCCCGCCCACGAGCCGGCGATCGTCGATGTCGAGCTGCGCAACCTCGACAGCAGCGGCAGCCCCGTGCCTGGCGAAGTCTCCGTCCTGTCCGGGGCATACAGGTTCCTCCGGCCGCGCGTGGCTCGTGAGGCAGATCTCACCCGTCTCATTCGCACGCTGCTGCGAGAGCTCAAGAAGCAAGTCCTCGCCAACGTCAGCACCACGGTTTCCGTGGACTACGACGACACCGTCATCGACGGCCTCAACGTCATCGCCCTCGCCACCCTCCCCGCCCTCGTCCTCTCGGGGCCTACGCTCCGGGAGAACCGTTTCTACTCGGCGAACGTCCCCCACGAGGACGTAGTGCCCGGCGCAGGCGGGCCTGAGTTGCTCCGCCGCAGGCCCTCGTACACGGTGGACCTCGTCTTCACCCTCACCGGCGCTTCCGAGCGCACCGCCGAACTCTTCAACCTCATGGCCGCGGTGGCGGCGTTTCTCAACCGCAACCGGTGGCTGGAGATGCCGAGAGATGCTGAGGCCCCTGAAAAGGGCACCACGCGCTGGGAAATGGATGCAGAGGGTGAGTTCCGCCCGCAGCTACAGGGCAGGGACGATGTGCGGGCCTTCACCTGTGGGCTCGTCATCCGAGGCTTTGATGTCGACGAGGGGCTGCCACTCGAGTTCGGCAAGGCTGTAACCGAGCCCCAGCTCGAGACGAACGCCTTCTCCGGGGGTGCTCCATGA